One region of Ahniella affigens genomic DNA includes:
- a CDS encoding FAD-dependent oxidoreductase encodes MLIDLEQLPLPTAICADVLVVGAGVAGLILARELADAGIDVAILESGGIEPEARNSDLSRGTGVVSSPEGPELVCDDYLHTSRERGVGGTLNLWGGKCGELDPVDFEQREWIPGSGWPFSKGDLQPFLDRACYRFGIPTFAGRRRQLEAAGAWVKINAERNFTSALRIFSGVTGTAPGEGLHQFKAAIAEDPNIRIYLHATVTELVPDASGRSIARLRVARPDGQSVEARAGRYVLAAGGLENPRLLLLSTAQSASGLGNAHDLVGRYFSGHGILRDINGPLLPPAHLKLTDAQKQSLALYLHKDPAHPQALLLATKGLQYREQTAGFAATLEPVEDSRCPEATPMFFAIEQTPNSASRVSLSSTADAFGCRRLHLEWRFNQLDLDSMRRSIQVLASDLQKAGFGQLVYQDDSLRLAQALELARHHMGTTRMHDDPTQGVVNRDCRLHGVDNLYVAGASVFPTSGVANPTLTLAALAIRLADHLRAGIGAGATRELVAAAT; translated from the coding sequence ATGCTGATTGATCTCGAACAGTTGCCGCTGCCGACCGCCATTTGTGCCGACGTATTGGTGGTTGGGGCCGGGGTGGCCGGCTTGATCCTGGCTCGCGAACTGGCGGACGCCGGCATTGACGTCGCGATTCTGGAGAGTGGCGGCATTGAACCGGAAGCCCGCAATTCCGACTTGTCGCGCGGCACGGGCGTCGTGTCTAGCCCTGAGGGCCCCGAGCTCGTTTGCGATGATTATCTGCACACGTCGCGCGAGCGCGGCGTTGGCGGAACATTGAACCTCTGGGGTGGCAAGTGCGGTGAGCTGGACCCGGTCGATTTCGAGCAGCGCGAGTGGATTCCAGGGAGCGGCTGGCCGTTCAGCAAGGGCGATTTGCAGCCCTTCTTGGATCGTGCATGTTACCGGTTCGGGATTCCCACGTTTGCTGGCCGGCGCCGCCAATTGGAGGCAGCCGGTGCATGGGTCAAGATAAATGCTGAGCGGAATTTCACCAGCGCGTTGCGGATATTCAGTGGGGTGACGGGAACCGCGCCCGGTGAGGGGCTGCATCAGTTCAAGGCGGCAATCGCAGAAGACCCGAACATTCGTATCTACTTGCACGCCACGGTCACTGAGCTCGTTCCCGATGCCAGTGGTCGATCGATTGCCCGTCTTCGTGTGGCTCGCCCAGATGGCCAAAGCGTGGAAGCGCGTGCCGGGCGCTATGTGTTGGCTGCGGGTGGTCTGGAGAATCCCCGCTTGCTGTTGCTGTCCACCGCGCAATCGGCCTCTGGCCTTGGCAATGCGCATGATCTGGTCGGGCGGTATTTCAGCGGCCACGGGATTCTGCGCGACATCAACGGGCCGTTGCTGCCGCCCGCGCATCTCAAGCTGACAGACGCTCAGAAGCAGTCGCTCGCGCTGTATTTGCACAAGGATCCCGCACATCCTCAGGCGCTGTTGCTCGCAACCAAAGGACTGCAGTATCGCGAGCAGACGGCCGGGTTTGCCGCCACCCTTGAACCTGTCGAGGACAGTCGGTGCCCCGAAGCAACGCCGATGTTCTTCGCGATCGAGCAGACCCCGAATTCGGCCAGCCGGGTCAGCTTATCGTCGACCGCGGACGCATTTGGCTGTCGACGCCTGCACTTGGAATGGCGATTCAACCAGTTGGATTTGGATTCGATGCGCCGTTCGATCCAGGTGCTCGCTTCGGACCTTCAGAAGGCAGGATTCGGGCAGCTCGTCTATCAGGACGATTCCCTGCGTCTGGCACAGGCATTGGAGTTGGCTCGACACCACATGGGTACCACCCGCATGCACGACGACCCAACGCAAGGCGTCGTCAATCGCGATTGCCGCCTGCACGGGGTCGACAACCTCTATGTGGCCGGAGCGTCCGTCTTTCCGACGTCTGGCGTGGCCAACCCCACGTTGACGCTGGCGGCGTTGGCGATTCGGCTGGCTGACCATTTGCGGGCCGGTATCGGTGCTGGTGCGACGCGCGAGCTGGTCGCCGCAGCGACATGA
- a CDS encoding YoaK family protein, which produces MIRLLPRWVWIGAWLLALNAGMVNGIGLFSAYQQSITHLTGTTTLVAGSLATGQWRLALHHALILFAFFAGTVLSGILIQDSTLRLGRRYSVALGWAAGLLLLAIPLLDGHEEAGLYLIACACGLQNAMVSTYSGAVIRTTHLTGMITDLGIYLGHAARGLPIDRRRLRLCLLVISGFVVGVFVGVWALRRLGFDALAIPALICLAAAVGYWVLHVWTRRKRQAGSSNGAP; this is translated from the coding sequence ATGATTCGACTATTACCAAGATGGGTGTGGATCGGTGCCTGGCTATTGGCGCTCAATGCCGGGATGGTCAACGGGATCGGACTCTTCAGCGCCTACCAGCAATCCATTACGCATTTGACCGGCACCACCACCTTGGTGGCAGGCAGTCTCGCAACCGGGCAATGGCGCCTGGCACTCCATCACGCGCTGATCCTGTTCGCTTTTTTTGCCGGCACCGTGCTGAGCGGCATTCTGATTCAGGACAGCACATTGAGGCTTGGCCGCCGGTACAGCGTCGCGCTTGGCTGGGCGGCTGGATTGCTGCTGTTGGCCATTCCGCTGCTCGACGGCCACGAGGAAGCGGGCCTCTACTTGATTGCCTGCGCGTGCGGATTGCAGAACGCGATGGTCAGCACCTACAGCGGCGCCGTCATTCGAACCACGCACCTCACTGGCATGATCACCGACCTGGGAATCTACCTGGGTCATGCCGCGCGTGGCCTGCCGATCGATCGGCGGCGACTCCGGCTCTGCCTGCTCGTGATCTCTGGCTTCGTCGTCGGCGTGTTTGTGGGCGTCTGGGCCCTGCGCCGGCTCGGGTTTGACGCCTTGGCGATTCCGGCACTGATCTGCCTGGCTGCAGCGGTCGGTTACTGGGTCCTGCACGTATGGACGCGTCGAAAGCGACAGGCGGGCAGCTCGAATGGCGCCCCGTAA
- a CDS encoding ArsR/SmtB family transcription factor: MDTPLALAALSALSHESRLAAFRRLVEAGPAGMTVGDLRQTLGLPAATLTAHLNVLRQAQLVRDQREGRVIRVRANFDQMNALVAYLTANCCAGQIDCGVVPQCVPDPTGSDPAGHCSAC, translated from the coding sequence ATGGATACCCCATTGGCCTTGGCCGCGCTGAGTGCGTTGAGTCACGAATCTCGTCTTGCTGCGTTTCGGCGTCTCGTTGAGGCCGGCCCGGCGGGCATGACGGTGGGCGACCTCCGGCAGACCCTGGGATTGCCGGCTGCGACGTTGACGGCGCACCTGAACGTCTTGCGTCAAGCCCAGTTGGTGCGCGATCAGCGTGAGGGCCGGGTCATTCGCGTTCGCGCCAACTTTGATCAGATGAACGCGTTGGTCGCCTATCTCACCGCGAACTGTTGCGCGGGCCAGATCGATTGTGGCGTGGTTCCCCAATGTGTGCCCGATCCCACTGGCTCCGACCCCGCCGGCCACTGCTCCGCTTGTTGA
- a CDS encoding arsenate reductase ArsC codes for MKRVLFVCVENANRSQMAEAFARMFGGPDVEALSAGSRPSGVINPKAIRYMAELGYDLSQHASKSLDDIEGSFDAVITMGCGDSCPWVPARRREDWALQDPKHLDDDAYRAIRDDIGQRVKALLASL; via the coding sequence ATGAAACGCGTGCTGTTTGTTTGTGTCGAGAATGCCAACCGAAGCCAAATGGCCGAAGCCTTCGCCCGTATGTTTGGCGGGCCTGATGTCGAAGCGCTGAGCGCCGGATCGCGCCCATCAGGTGTGATCAATCCCAAAGCCATCCGTTATATGGCGGAACTGGGCTACGACCTGAGCCAGCACGCCTCCAAATCGCTGGACGACATCGAAGGCAGTTTCGATGCGGTGATCACGATGGGCTGCGGCGACTCGTGCCCTTGGGTGCCCGCGCGTCGGCGCGAGGACTGGGCGCTGCAAGACCCCAAGCACCTGGATGACGATGCCTATCGGGCGATACGCGACGACATCGGTCAGCGCGTCAAGGCACTGCTGGCGTCGCTCTGA
- a CDS encoding aquaporin, with the protein MPFARKLLAEAVGTMILLASVVGSGIMAVQLAQGNAAVALLANAAVTAGVLYVLIVLLGPISGAQFNPVVSLVMRLRGDMRSGEALAYACVQIPAAIAGVMLAHAMFDLPLWQAGTHVRTGAPQWLSEVVATAGLILTILLGSKYRPTAIPALVASYIFAAYWFTASTSFANPAAAIARAGTDTFASIRPTDVVGFVAAQIIGALLGLALSWLLIDSEPVTPTSRRSEA; encoded by the coding sequence ATGCCTTTCGCCCGCAAGCTGCTCGCCGAAGCAGTCGGCACGATGATCCTGCTCGCCAGCGTGGTTGGCTCCGGCATCATGGCTGTGCAGTTGGCGCAGGGAAATGCCGCCGTCGCATTGCTCGCCAACGCAGCTGTAACGGCCGGCGTGCTGTATGTGCTGATTGTGTTGCTTGGTCCAATTTCGGGCGCACAGTTCAATCCGGTGGTCAGTCTGGTCATGCGCCTTCGAGGTGACATGCGCTCGGGTGAGGCACTTGCCTATGCATGCGTGCAGATTCCCGCCGCCATTGCGGGTGTGATGCTGGCTCACGCCATGTTCGACTTGCCGCTATGGCAGGCCGGCACGCATGTCCGCACGGGGGCGCCCCAATGGCTCAGCGAAGTGGTGGCCACCGCCGGACTGATTCTGACGATCCTGCTCGGGTCAAAGTATCGGCCGACCGCCATACCCGCGCTCGTCGCGAGTTACATTTTCGCTGCCTACTGGTTTACCGCGAGCACATCGTTCGCGAATCCGGCCGCAGCGATCGCCCGTGCTGGAACGGACACGTTCGCCAGCATCCGACCGACTGACGTGGTCGGATTTGTAGCGGCGCAGATCATTGGTGCGCTGCTTGGGCTCGCACTGAGTTGGCTCCTCATCGATTCGGAACCAGTTACGCCAACGAGCCGCCGATCCGAAGCCTGA
- a CDS encoding ComEC/Rec2 family competence protein encodes MAGLFHYFEQILKLDRSEIRYLDADLVFARLEDDSIYEAAYGDAVMDVTEEQDATTFIIVGGRLHGVRASVKNKLPLRDTPILRWSMIDVQQGDGLVLETARGEIVLIDGGDNKLYARHLAARYAGTSKALPLQPDAIIVTHGDADHFAGLSEIRKTENQKKIDPKNRLFLAPDRVLHNGLAKRPGKRPDKTDRPDREQFGATKVVDGTRFITELIDDLESLPNEELNVPFREWRDTLQHWQARREALGLKPMLVRRVDHTMAAAFDFLQGETGLDTQVLGPIVETVGNKPGLRFLKAPPNTAELHLQEEVGATGSDSASHTINGHSVAFRMQYGNVRIMLTGDMNHESMNRLRHAIPEAQLRAEVLKTPHHGSADFDFKFLKAVSPVVSMISSGDEDTSKEYIHPRATLVSALGRASRGDTGIVFITELAAFFAVRGYATEVDPSNAARKKAFFAFERTNFGIIHVRSDGERVLAFTHSGKRGMNEAYGFRVDGQGKIKVAPRLTTVR; translated from the coding sequence ATGGCCGGCCTGTTTCATTACTTCGAACAAATTCTCAAGCTTGATCGCAGCGAGATTCGCTATCTCGATGCCGATCTGGTGTTTGCCCGACTCGAAGACGACAGCATTTATGAGGCGGCCTACGGCGATGCCGTCATGGATGTCACCGAAGAGCAGGACGCGACGACCTTCATCATTGTGGGCGGGCGGCTGCACGGCGTGCGCGCGAGTGTCAAGAACAAGCTGCCACTGCGTGACACGCCCATACTGCGCTGGTCCATGATCGATGTGCAGCAGGGCGATGGGCTGGTGCTTGAAACCGCGCGTGGCGAGATCGTGCTGATTGATGGTGGCGACAACAAGTTGTATGCCCGCCATCTCGCCGCACGTTACGCCGGAACAAGTAAGGCGCTGCCGTTGCAGCCCGATGCGATCATTGTGACGCACGGCGATGCGGATCATTTTGCCGGGCTGAGTGAGATCCGGAAAACTGAGAATCAGAAGAAAATTGATCCGAAGAACCGCTTGTTTCTTGCACCCGATCGCGTGCTGCACAATGGCTTGGCCAAGCGCCCGGGCAAGCGCCCGGACAAGACCGATCGGCCCGATCGCGAGCAGTTTGGCGCGACCAAAGTGGTCGACGGCACGCGCTTCATCACGGAACTGATCGATGATCTCGAGTCGTTGCCGAACGAAGAACTGAACGTGCCATTCCGCGAATGGCGCGACACGCTGCAGCATTGGCAAGCGCGGCGCGAGGCCTTGGGGCTCAAGCCGATGTTGGTCCGTCGCGTCGATCACACAATGGCGGCCGCGTTTGATTTCCTCCAAGGCGAGACCGGTCTGGACACGCAAGTTCTCGGGCCGATCGTCGAGACCGTGGGCAACAAGCCCGGACTGCGCTTTCTGAAAGCGCCGCCCAATACGGCGGAATTGCACCTGCAAGAAGAAGTCGGTGCCACGGGCAGTGACTCGGCTTCCCATACGATCAACGGCCACTCCGTCGCATTTCGAATGCAGTACGGCAATGTGCGCATCATGCTGACGGGCGACATGAATCATGAATCGATGAATCGCTTGCGGCATGCGATTCCCGAAGCACAACTGCGGGCAGAAGTCCTGAAGACGCCGCATCACGGGTCGGCTGATTTCGATTTCAAGTTTCTGAAAGCGGTCAGCCCGGTGGTGTCGATGATTTCATCGGGCGACGAAGACACGAGCAAGGAGTACATTCATCCGCGAGCCACCCTGGTATCGGCGCTTGGTCGCGCGTCTCGAGGTGACACGGGGATTGTGTTCATTACCGAACTCGCTGCGTTCTTTGCAGTTCGCGGCTATGCCACGGAAGTCGATCCGAGCAATGCAGCGCGCAAGAAGGCGTTCTTCGCGTTTGAACGCACGAACTTCGGCATTATCCATGTGCGCAGCGACGGCGAGCGGGTGCTGGCCTTTACGCATAGTGGCAAGCGCGGCATGAATGAGGCGTACGGTTTCAGGGTGGATGGGCAAGGGAAGATCAAAGTCGCACCCCGGCTGACGACGGTGCGGTGA
- a CDS encoding S8 family serine peptidase translates to MSILKVFVDQADAATVLAESRLIEAYEAFLLVETTDEQASALAARFPVEDISDQFEVQVNEIKIPMKGLAKTPTGASMKASAWASVAIDAQPHHYIVQFIGPIKPAWLTKAKATGAQLREARGNFSYIVCANAKQIAQLSELPVVRWIGHLRHADRVCGTLFSAPAESSTDRPRRAALPGMLRVQLFASKDLPAVVRAAKALGFKVLGKDAQAGIVTVSTQAGSLAARRKQVTALSAVHGVKFIRPHIMPRTFNNIATGLMGGGFAAQSPAGMQLTGAGEIVAVCDTGLDTGDPVTIHPDFAGRIKAIRSYPISDDYAEYLMNPGADDGASDLDSGHGTHVAGSVLGSGVGAAGSPDLAQGFAPKAKLVFQAIEQEMKWKPQFVGQPGTDRFTLSGIPNNLRPLFQWAYQQGARIHSNSWGGGVPGAYDAQSEQFDRFSWDRKDLLFVIAAGNDGVDSDRDGTINLGSVSSPATCKNGLTVGASENLRPEFNAMRYGAWWPKDFPVPPIQTDPIANDPGQVAAFSSRGPTLDQRIKPDVVAPGTFILSVRSSMIAKNHFAWAAYPPNKQRYMYMGGTSMATPLVAGALALIRQYLRTFAKIAKPSAALMKALVIAGAEPIGGTAESSQPDNHQGYGRVNLERSLKQPLALVEGPSLSTGKKATFALDVPEAGKTLRLVLSYTDVPGPSLINDLNLIVSDPHGKKYVGNQRSDAVGLSLDNRNNTELVAVRAASQGRWQIDVVASNVSSGRQPFALVAVLI, encoded by the coding sequence ATGAGCATTCTCAAAGTCTTTGTGGATCAGGCGGACGCAGCAACCGTGTTGGCAGAAAGCCGACTGATCGAGGCCTACGAGGCGTTCTTGCTGGTCGAGACAACCGATGAGCAAGCGAGCGCGTTGGCTGCGCGTTTTCCGGTCGAAGACATCAGTGACCAGTTCGAGGTTCAAGTCAACGAGATCAAGATTCCCATGAAGGGGCTGGCTAAGACGCCGACTGGCGCCAGTATGAAGGCGTCTGCCTGGGCGTCGGTGGCCATCGACGCTCAGCCGCACCACTACATCGTGCAATTCATTGGACCGATTAAACCCGCCTGGCTCACCAAGGCCAAGGCAACCGGCGCGCAGTTGCGCGAGGCACGGGGCAACTTCAGCTATATCGTCTGCGCCAACGCCAAACAGATAGCGCAACTGAGCGAACTGCCCGTGGTGCGCTGGATTGGACATTTGCGGCATGCCGATCGGGTTTGCGGGACACTGTTCTCGGCACCCGCAGAATCCAGCACTGATCGGCCCCGACGGGCCGCACTCCCTGGCATGCTGCGCGTGCAGTTGTTTGCGAGCAAGGATTTGCCCGCGGTCGTGCGTGCAGCTAAAGCGTTGGGATTCAAAGTGCTGGGCAAAGACGCGCAAGCCGGGATCGTTACAGTGTCGACTCAAGCAGGCAGCTTGGCCGCGCGGCGCAAGCAGGTGACGGCATTGTCCGCCGTTCATGGCGTCAAGTTCATTCGCCCCCACATCATGCCAAGAACGTTCAACAACATTGCCACCGGGCTAATGGGCGGCGGCTTTGCGGCCCAGAGCCCAGCAGGAATGCAGCTGACAGGTGCGGGTGAGATCGTCGCCGTCTGTGATACTGGCTTGGATACGGGAGATCCGGTAACCATTCATCCGGATTTCGCTGGCCGTATCAAAGCGATCCGCAGTTATCCGATTTCGGACGATTACGCCGAATACCTGATGAATCCTGGTGCGGACGATGGCGCATCGGACCTTGACTCCGGACATGGCACACACGTGGCGGGGTCCGTGTTGGGCAGTGGTGTCGGCGCTGCAGGGAGCCCCGACTTGGCCCAGGGTTTTGCGCCGAAAGCCAAGCTGGTGTTTCAGGCTATCGAACAGGAAATGAAATGGAAGCCCCAGTTTGTGGGTCAGCCCGGCACGGATCGGTTCACGCTGTCTGGCATTCCCAACAATTTGAGACCGCTGTTTCAGTGGGCATATCAACAAGGCGCTCGGATTCACTCCAACTCTTGGGGCGGCGGTGTGCCCGGTGCGTACGACGCGCAATCCGAACAGTTCGACCGCTTCAGCTGGGATCGCAAAGACCTGCTGTTTGTCATAGCTGCGGGCAATGATGGCGTCGATTCCGATCGCGACGGAACAATCAACCTGGGCAGCGTCAGTTCGCCTGCAACGTGCAAGAATGGGCTGACGGTGGGTGCCAGCGAAAACCTTCGACCTGAGTTCAACGCCATGCGTTACGGCGCTTGGTGGCCCAAAGACTTTCCGGTACCGCCGATCCAGACTGACCCGATCGCGAATGACCCGGGGCAGGTAGCTGCATTCAGCAGCCGCGGGCCGACGCTCGATCAGCGCATCAAGCCGGATGTGGTAGCGCCGGGCACCTTTATCCTGTCGGTCCGCTCGTCGATGATCGCCAAGAATCATTTTGCCTGGGCAGCCTATCCGCCGAACAAGCAGCGTTACATGTACATGGGCGGTACGAGCATGGCGACGCCGCTGGTCGCGGGCGCGCTCGCTTTGATTCGCCAATATCTTCGTACGTTCGCAAAAATTGCAAAGCCGAGTGCGGCGTTGATGAAGGCCTTGGTGATCGCGGGCGCCGAGCCCATCGGCGGAACTGCCGAATCCAGCCAACCGGACAACCATCAAGGTTATGGCCGGGTCAATCTGGAACGAAGTCTGAAGCAACCATTGGCACTGGTTGAAGGCCCCTCGTTGAGCACTGGCAAGAAAGCGACCTTTGCGCTCGACGTACCCGAAGCGGGGAAGACGCTGCGCCTGGTGCTGAGTTACACCGACGTGCCTGGGCCGAGTCTGATCAACGATTTGAACTTGATCGTCAGCGATCCGCATGGCAAGAAGTACGTTGGGAATCAACGTAGCGATGCCGTTGGCTTGAGCCTGGACAACCGCAACAACACCGAACTGGTCGCCGTGCGCGCGGCAAGCCAGGGCCGTTGGCAGATCGATGTGGTGGCGTCCAATGTATCATCCGGCCGACAGCCGTTTGCGCTTGTGGCGGTACTGATCTGA
- a CDS encoding MerR family transcriptional regulator: MTPRLRVNTLPATCITLGTLCRELGLARASVLHYESIGLLHPTRRSAAGYRLYGPEARAQAQMIRELRSAGLSLTEIGQLLQRQRSSTNQTATSATAILEQRLLESSVALSTLRAQQRLLARLLATQALNDRTSPHSKTSWVALLRQAGFDDQSMRDWHCQFEREAPTAHRAFLRSLGMTENEVRDIQKWSIEAAV; the protein is encoded by the coding sequence ATGACGCCGCGTCTCCGAGTCAATACCCTGCCCGCCACCTGTATCACGCTCGGCACATTGTGCCGCGAGTTGGGTCTGGCGCGTGCATCGGTCCTGCACTATGAATCCATCGGTCTGCTGCACCCGACACGGCGCAGCGCCGCCGGCTACCGGCTGTATGGGCCCGAAGCGCGTGCCCAGGCCCAGATGATTCGAGAGCTTCGCAGCGCGGGCTTGTCGCTGACCGAGATTGGTCAACTGCTCCAACGGCAGCGGTCCTCGACCAACCAGACCGCCACCAGCGCAACGGCCATTCTGGAGCAACGTTTGCTCGAGTCTTCGGTCGCATTGTCGACGCTGCGCGCACAACAGCGACTGCTCGCGCGGCTCCTCGCGACCCAGGCACTGAACGACAGGACATCGCCACACAGCAAGACCAGTTGGGTGGCGCTGCTCCGCCAAGCCGGCTTTGATGACCAGTCGATGCGTGACTGGCATTGTCAGTTCGAACGCGAAGCGCCAACGGCACATCGCGCGTTTCTACGATCGCTGGGGATGACCGAGAACGAGGTGCGCGACATTCAGAAGTGGTCGATTGAGGCGGCGGTCTAG
- a CDS encoding helix-turn-helix transcriptional regulator, whose translation MITANQLRAARALAGLDQKELALMAGVSLPTIQRMESSEGIVRGVIDTLNKVIDALDRAGIELISDHAASQGSGRGVRLREAKRP comes from the coding sequence ATGATCACTGCCAATCAACTTCGCGCCGCACGTGCGCTTGCCGGCCTCGACCAGAAAGAACTAGCCCTGATGGCGGGCGTCTCGCTACCGACCATTCAGCGCATGGAGTCGAGCGAGGGCATTGTGCGCGGGGTCATTGATACCTTGAACAAGGTGATCGATGCTCTGGATCGCGCGGGTATTGAGCTGATAAGTGACCATGCTGCGAGCCAAGGGTCCGGGCGCGGCGTGCGGCTTCGAGAAGCGAAGCGACCATAA
- a CDS encoding mechanosensitive ion channel domain-containing protein yields MNRYSPLTSATSRWLAFALWLTAAFSLPAHAIGGSLQDQIDALHRALQAPDADSDLLPLRGQLLISLERRRDLARTQATDVQRLSTWLPSESADPNTPSRNRDALRRELQLLDAVWQGSQQRLTLLTDDREAAAQQLAALAGQLRQVSDSEGSSDTRTGLLARIAESTTAELDQLIDLVSAQQRALNNRREQVMATLAALPALAASEADATSLQAELDLRSANLAENLSRLTAERERVEAESNVPAEQSTPFSAAISKEQLAAADLGIELCREAIANIALERDIWRMALHFEKTHDAVTLVEARQYRPTLTARLTRRRDFLEELASTLLIRIEHATQRGPSIADDQYSALHAALALQLSRAQAGIQEQQRLLDLIARLRDDFEQRAMNMSWSDRLATASATAQIWIGQLWDLELFAVAETVDLQGRKTVVAKSITVGKIIKAPLLLLFGLFASRRVAAWLTLWLQRRSRLDDGRARLIQRWVYSVLAGICALASLALAGIPLAAFAFIGGAVAIGAGFGMQTLFKNLISGILILIERPFRLGDVIEVGSLRGAVMDIDLRASVIRDGDGAETLIPNSILVESQVKNITHRSSVLRHSLRIRVAAEADSRQVETLLEQIARRHGLVLKEPNPQVYLEAFDQHSQSFALHFWLAQHAFVDPRRIASDLQLMILGGLNEAQIRPAAA; encoded by the coding sequence TTGAACAGATACTCGCCATTGACAAGCGCCACGTCCCGGTGGCTAGCGTTCGCGCTATGGCTGACGGCAGCCTTCTCGCTTCCGGCTCACGCCATCGGCGGATCGTTGCAGGATCAGATCGATGCGTTGCATCGTGCGCTACAGGCACCCGATGCCGATTCGGACTTGTTGCCTTTGCGGGGGCAATTGCTGATCTCGTTGGAACGGCGCCGCGATCTTGCCAGAACGCAGGCGACCGACGTCCAGCGACTCAGCACTTGGCTGCCGTCGGAATCAGCCGATCCGAACACACCGTCGCGAAATCGCGATGCCCTGCGTCGGGAGCTGCAATTGCTGGACGCCGTCTGGCAAGGGAGCCAACAGCGTCTGACTTTGCTTACCGATGATCGGGAGGCGGCAGCGCAGCAGCTAGCCGCCCTGGCCGGACAACTTCGGCAGGTGTCCGACTCTGAAGGCTCCTCGGATACGCGCACGGGCCTATTGGCCCGTATTGCCGAATCGACTACTGCCGAACTCGACCAGTTGATTGATCTGGTCAGCGCCCAGCAACGCGCATTGAACAATCGCCGCGAGCAGGTAATGGCTACGCTGGCGGCACTGCCAGCGCTTGCGGCGAGCGAAGCAGATGCGACATCTCTTCAAGCTGAATTGGATTTACGCAGTGCGAATCTGGCCGAGAACCTGTCTCGGCTGACGGCCGAGCGCGAGCGTGTTGAGGCGGAGTCCAATGTTCCAGCGGAGCAATCAACACCCTTTTCGGCAGCAATCAGCAAGGAGCAACTCGCCGCAGCAGACCTCGGCATTGAGCTCTGCCGTGAAGCAATTGCAAATATCGCATTGGAACGGGACATTTGGCGCATGGCCTTGCATTTCGAAAAGACACACGATGCCGTGACCCTGGTCGAAGCGCGCCAATACCGACCGACCCTGACGGCTCGACTGACGCGACGCCGCGATTTCTTGGAGGAACTGGCGTCAACTCTACTGATCCGGATCGAGCACGCAACGCAGCGCGGGCCGAGCATCGCAGACGATCAATATTCGGCCCTGCATGCCGCGCTTGCGTTGCAACTGAGCCGCGCGCAGGCAGGCATTCAGGAGCAGCAACGCTTGCTCGATTTGATTGCGCGCTTGCGCGATGATTTCGAACAGCGCGCCATGAACATGTCTTGGTCAGATCGCCTGGCTACCGCCAGCGCCACGGCCCAAATCTGGATCGGCCAGCTGTGGGACCTGGAGTTGTTTGCCGTTGCCGAAACCGTCGACCTACAGGGTCGCAAGACCGTTGTGGCAAAGAGCATCACCGTCGGGAAAATCATCAAGGCGCCGCTTCTGTTGCTGTTCGGGCTGTTTGCGTCGCGCCGCGTCGCGGCTTGGCTGACTCTGTGGCTGCAACGCCGAAGCCGGCTCGATGACGGCCGCGCGCGCCTGATCCAGCGCTGGGTGTACAGCGTGCTTGCTGGCATCTGTGCGCTCGCAAGTTTGGCACTCGCCGGGATTCCGCTGGCAGCATTCGCTTTCATCGGCGGCGCGGTGGCGATTGGTGCGGGATTTGGCATGCAGACGCTGTTCAAGAATTTGATCAGTGGCATCTTGATCCTGATCGAGCGACCATTCCGCCTGGGCGACGTGATCGAAGTCGGTAGCCTGCGCGGGGCCGTGATGGATATCGATCTCCGCGCGTCGGTCATCCGCGATGGTGATGGGGCCGAGACGTTAATACCGAACTCCATACTCGTTGAGAGTCAGGTCAAGAACATCACGCACCGTTCCAGCGTACTTCGCCACAGTCTGCGCATAAGGGTCGCTGCTGAGGCTGACTCGCGTCAGGTCGAGACCTTGCTGGAACAGATCGCTCGGCGCCACGGACTCGTGCTCAAGGAGCCGAACCCACAGGTCTACCTGGAAGCCTTTGATCAGCACAGTCAGAGCTTTGCCTTGCATTTCTGGCTGGCCCAGCACGCGTTTGTCGATCCGCGACGGATCGCCAGTGACTTGCAATTGATGATCCTGGGAGGCCTGAATGAAGCGCAGATCCGGCCGGCTGCGGCCTAG